One window from the genome of Indicator indicator isolate 239-I01 chromosome 6, UM_Iind_1.1, whole genome shotgun sequence encodes:
- the MED10 gene encoding mediator of RNA polymerase II transcription subunit 10 produces the protein MAEKFDSLEEHLEKFVENIRQLGIIVSDFQPSSQTGLNQKLNFMVTGLQDIDKCRQQLHDISVPLEVFEYIDQGRNPQLYTKECLERALAKNEQVKGKIDTMKKFKSLLIQELTKVFPEDMAKYKAIRGEDPPP, from the exons ATGGCGGAGAAGTTCGACTCTCTGGAGGAGCACCTGGAGAAGTTCGTGGAGAACATTCGGCAGCTCGGCATTATCGTCAGCGATTTCCAGCCTAGCAGCCAGACTGGGCTCAACCAGAAATT GAATTTCATGGTAACAGGGTTGCAGGATATCGACAAATGCCGGCAGCAGCTTCATGATATCAGCGTGCCTTTGGAAGTTTTTGA ATACATAGATCAAGGCCGCAATCCTCAGCTTTACACTAAAGAGTGTCTGGAGCGAGCTTTGGCTAAAAATGAGcaagtaaaaggaaaaattgATACAATGAAG aaaTTCAAAAGTCTGTTAATTCAAGAACTGACAAAGGTCTTCCCAGAAGATATGGCAAAGTACAAAGCTATTCGAGGAGAAGATCCTCCTCCTTAA